Proteins from a single region of Harpia harpyja isolate bHarHar1 chromosome 14, bHarHar1 primary haplotype, whole genome shotgun sequence:
- the UBE2O gene encoding (E3-independent) E2 ubiquitin-conjugating enzyme isoform X1, with protein MADQPAEAAPAPAAPAPPAALPLPAPPGGSQRLLFSHDLVSGRYRGSVRFGLVRLIHGEDSDSEEEEGGRGTGGGGAASSGGSESGGPGAGGAEEGRASPLRRGYVRVQWYPEGIKQHVKETKLKLEDRSVVPRDVVRHMSSSDSQCGTVIDVNIECAVKLVGTNCILYPVNSKDLQHIWPFMYGDYIAYDCWLGKVYDLKNQVILKLSNGARCSMSTEDGAKLYDVCPHVSDSGLFFDDSYGFYPGQVLIGPSKVFSSVQWLSGVKPVLSTKSKFRVVVEEVQVVELKVTWITKSFCPGGTDSVSPPPSVISQENLSRVKRLGCFDHAQRQLGERCLYVFPDKVEPAKITCECPERNCVLGEGSVAKKVRRLLKKQIVKIMSCSPESQGTSEAPDKESAAAADQKSEELKPGSKCELDDSSNSAPSPGERKEEQPEETGKEKGGAAARQQQPPFLLKDEGSSDYRLQSVEQDADDEAADDTDDTSSVTSSASSTASSQSGSGTGRKKSIPLSIKNLKRKHKKKKTKISREFKPGDRVAVEVVTTMTSADVMWQDGTVETNIRSNELIPVHHLDNNEFCPGDFVVDKRAQSSQDPGLYGVVQSGDHIGRTCVVKWFKLKSSGDDVELIGEEEDVSVYDIADHPDFRFRTTDIVIRIGNSDGATAKEDEPSVGQVARVDVSSKVEVVWADNSKTIILPQHLYNIESEIEESDYDSVDGSTSGASSEWEDESDSWETDNGLMEDDHPKIEELEPEEPAAEEVKKVEEQVQGAVAMAVADLAAEKAGKDGAPKSFRELKEAIKILESLKNMTVEQLLTGSPTSPTVELEKPTREKKFLDDIKKLQENLKKTLDNVAIAEEEKMEAMVETEKKEEKAEAQTPVRSEWPSETPVLCQQSGGKPGVTFTSAKGEVFSVLEYAPDTHAFKKMEFQPPEAKKFFSTVRKEMALLATSLPDGIMVKTFEDRMDLFSALIKGPTRTPYEDGLFLFDIQLPNIYPAVPPLFRYLSQCSGRLNPNLYDNGKVCVSLLGTWIGKGTERWTSKSSLLQVLISIQGLILVNEPYYNEAGFDSDRGLQEGYENSRCYNEMTLIRVVQSMMQLLRRPVEVFEHEIREHFRCNGWRLVSRIESWLETNELVERSHEQANGADSVSLHSACGTLAESPGDNAGSLGEYGSSSEQGAAAELSDSALDGKEELDESEFTTSTPNAGDLQQYSDSESTGQARGVDLARDRTDEGKAAQDSALQPSVKPKKRRKSYRSFLPEKSGYPDIGFPLFPLSKGFIKSIRGVLQQYRAALAGANIPEWTEDK; from the exons CTGAAGCTTGAAGATCGCTCTGTGGTCCCTCGAGATGTGGTCAGACATATGAGCTCCAGC GACAGCCAGTGTGGAACTGTAATTGATGTCAACATAGAGTGTGCTGTGAAGCTGGTAGGAACCAACTGCATCCTCTACCCTGTCAACAGCAAAGACCTGCAACATATCTGG CCTTTCATGTATGGTGACTACATAGCCTATGACTGCTGGCTGGGCAAGGTCTATGATTTGAAGAACCAGGTCATCCTCAAGCTTTCCAATGGAGCCAG GTGTTCTATGAGCacagaagatggagccaagctgTATGACGTTTGTCCTCACGTCAGTGACTCG gGTCTCTTCTTTGACGATTCATATGGCTTTTATCCTGGGCAAGTCCTCATCGGGCCTTCTAAAGTCTTCTCCAGTGTGCAGTGGCTCTCAGGTGTGAAGCCTGTTCTGAGCACAAAGAGCAAGTTCAGAGTGGTGGTGGAAGAG GTACAGGTGGTAGAACTAAAGGTTACTTGGATCACTAAAAGCTTCTGTCCTGGAGGTACTGACAGTGTGAGCCCTCCTCCCTCTGTAATCAGCCAGGAGAACCTGTCCAG GGTAAAGCGTCTGGGGTGCTTTGACCATGCCCAAAGGCAGCTTGGGGAAAGGTGCCTCTATGTGTTCCCAGACAAAGTGGAACCTGCAAAAATCACCTGTGAATGTCCTGAGAGGAACTGTGTCCTGGGTGAAGGATCAGTTGCCAAAAAG GTGAGgcggctgctgaagaagcagatAGTGAAGATCATGTCATGTTCCCCTGAGTCTCAGGGTACCAGTGAAGCCCCTGATAAAGagtctgctgcagctgctgaccAAAAATCAGAAGAGCTTAAGCCTGGATCAAAGTGTGAGCTGGATGACTCTTCCAACAGTGCACCGAGTcctggggagagaaaggaagagcagcCTGAAGAAacggggaaggagaaagggggagCAGCAGCACGACAGCAGCAGCCTCCCTTTCTGCTGAAAGACGAAGGGTCATCCGACTACCGGCTTCAGTCTGTGGAGCAAGATGCTGACGATGAGGCAGCTGATGACACTGATGACACTAGCTCTGTCACCTCTTCTGCTAGCTCCACTGCCTCATCTCAGAGTGGCAGCGGCACTGGCCGCAAGAAGAGCATCCCCCTTTCCATCAAAAACTTGAAGCGGAAGCACAAGAAGAAGAAGACCAAGATTTCACGAGAGTTTAAGCCAGGAGACAG GGTTGCTGTAGAAGTGGTGACCACCATGACTTCAGCTGATGTGATGTGGCAGGATGGCACTGTGGAGACAAACATTCGCTCCAATGAGTTGATTCCAGTCCATCATCTGGACAACAACGAGTTCTGCCCTGGGGATTTTGTGGTGGACAAAAGAG CTCAGAGCTCCCAGGATCCGGGGTTATATGGAGTTGTGCAGTCTGGTGACCATATTGGCCGTACCTGTGTGGTGAAGTGGTTCAAGTTGAAATCCAGTGGAGATGATGTGGAG CTGatcggggaggaggaggatgtgagTGTGTATGATATTGCTGATCATCCAGACTTTCGCTTCCGCACTACTGACATTGTGATTCGCATTGGCAACTCAGACGGAGCCACAGCTAAGGAAGATGAG CCTTCAGTTGGACAGGTGGCTCGTGTGGATGTCAGCAGTAAAGTGGAAGTGGTATGGGCTGATAACTCCAAGACTATCATTCTACCACAG CACTTATACAATATTGAATCAGAAATTGAGGAGTCAGACTATGATTCTGTTGATGGCAGCACCAGCGGGGCATCCTCTGAGTGGGAGGATGAAAGCGACAGCTGGGAGACAGACAATGGCCTCATGGAAGACGACCACCCAAAAATTGAGGAGTTAGAGCCTGAGgagccagcagcagaggaggtGAAAAAAGTAGAGGAACAAGTCCAGGGAGCTGTGGCTATGGCAGTTGCAGAtcttgctgcagagaaagctgGCAAGGATGGAGCCCCAAAGAGCTTCCGGGAACTAAAGGAGGCCATCAAGATCTTGGAAAGCCTGAAAAATATGACTGTGGAGCAGCTGCTGACTGGCTCTCCCACCTCCCCAACTGTGGAGCTGGAAAAACCCACTCGGGAGAAGAAGTTCTTGGATGATAttaaaaagctgcaggaaaatcTAAAGAAGACCTTGGATAATGTGGCTattgcagaggaggaaaagatggAAGCCATGGTGGAGacggagaagaaagaagaaaaagcagaagcacagACACCAGTGAGGTCAGAGTGGCCCAGTGAGACACCAGTGCTCTGCCAGCAGAGTGGAGGCAAGCCTGGAGTCACCTTCACCAGTGCCAAGGGCGAAGTCTTTTCTGTGTTGGAGTATGCTCCAG ATACCCATGCCTTCAAGAAAATGGAGTTCCAGCCCCCAGAAGCAAAGAAGTTCTTTAGCACTGTGCGGAAAGAGATGGCTCTCCTGGCCACCTCCCTGCCTGATGGCATCATGGTTAAAACCTTCGAGGATCGAATG GATCTCTTCTCAGCACTTATAAAAGGGCCCACGCGCACACCGTATGAAGATGGCCTCTTTCTCTTTGATATCCAGCTCCCCAACATCTACCCTGCTGTCCCGCCTCTCTTCCGCTACCTCTCCCAGTGCAGTGGGAGACTGAATCCCAACCTGTACGACAACGGCAAAGTGTGTGTCAGCCTCCTGGGAACATGGATAGGCAAG GGGACAGAAAGGTGGACCAGTAAATCCAGCCTCCTTCAAGTACTCATCTCCATTCAAG GTCTCATCCTAGTGAATGAGCCCTACTACAATGAGGCAGGCTTTGACAGTGACCGGGGCCTCCAGGAGGGCTATGAGAACAGTCGCTGCTACAATGAGATGACCCTGATCCGGGTGGTGCAGTCCATGATGCAGCTGCTGCGCAGGCCAGTGGAAGTCTTTGAACACGAAATCCGTGAACATTTTCGCTGCAATGGCTGGCGCCTGGTGTCCCGCATCGAATCCTGGCTGGAGACGAACGAGCTGGTGGAGCGGAGCCACGAACAGGCCAACGGGGCAGATTCTGTCTCCCTTCACTCTGCCTGCGGCACCCTGGCCGAGAGCCCAGGAGACAATGCGGGGTCGCTGGGGGAGTACGGCAGCAGCTCGGAGCAGGGGGCTGCCGCCGAACTTTCCGACTCCGCACTCGACGGGAAGGAGGAGCTGGACGAGTCGGAGTTCACGACCTCGACGCCCAACGCTGGTGATCTCCAACAGTACTCAGACTCGGAGAGCACAGGCCaagccaggggggtagacctggccagaGACCGAACGGACGAGGGGAAGGCTGCCCAGGACTCTGCCTTGCAGCCTAGTGTGAAaccaaagaaaaggagaaagagctACAGGAGTTTCCTTCCGGAGAAGAGTGGTTACCCTGATATTGGGTTCCCCCTCTTCCCTTTGTCCAAGGGGTTCATTAAAAGCATCCGCGGTGTCTTGCAGCAGTACCGGGCTGCCTTAGCAGGGGCCAATATCCCAGAGTGGACAGAGGACAAATAA
- the UBE2O gene encoding (E3-independent) E2 ubiquitin-conjugating enzyme isoform X4, producing MYGDYIAYDCWLGKVYDLKNQVILKLSNGARCSMSTEDGAKLYDVCPHVSDSGLFFDDSYGFYPGQVLIGPSKVFSSVQWLSGVKPVLSTKSKFRVVVEEVQVVELKVTWITKSFCPGGTDSVSPPPSVISQENLSRVKRLGCFDHAQRQLGERCLYVFPDKVEPAKITCECPERNCVLGEGSVAKKVRRLLKKQIVKIMSCSPESQGTSEAPDKESAAAADQKSEELKPGSKCELDDSSNSAPSPGERKEEQPEETGKEKGGAAARQQQPPFLLKDEGSSDYRLQSVEQDADDEAADDTDDTSSVTSSASSTASSQSGSGTGRKKSIPLSIKNLKRKHKKKKTKISREFKPGDRVAVEVVTTMTSADVMWQDGTVETNIRSNELIPVHHLDNNEFCPGDFVVDKRAQSSQDPGLYGVVQSGDHIGRTCVVKWFKLKSSGDDVELIGEEEDVSVYDIADHPDFRFRTTDIVIRIGNSDGATAKEDEPSVGQVARVDVSSKVEVVWADNSKTIILPQHLYNIESEIEESDYDSVDGSTSGASSEWEDESDSWETDNGLMEDDHPKIEELEPEEPAAEEVKKVEEQVQGAVAMAVADLAAEKAGKDGAPKSFRELKEAIKILESLKNMTVEQLLTGSPTSPTVELEKPTREKKFLDDIKKLQENLKKTLDNVAIAEEEKMEAMVETEKKEEKAEAQTPVRSEWPSETPVLCQQSGGKPGVTFTSAKGEVFSVLEYAPDTHAFKKMEFQPPEAKKFFSTVRKEMALLATSLPDGIMVKTFEDRMDLFSALIKGPTRTPYEDGLFLFDIQLPNIYPAVPPLFRYLSQCSGRLNPNLYDNGKVCVSLLGTWIGKGTERWTSKSSLLQVLISIQGLILVNEPYYNEAGFDSDRGLQEGYENSRCYNEMTLIRVVQSMMQLLRRPVEVFEHEIREHFRCNGWRLVSRIESWLETNELVERSHEQANGADSVSLHSACGTLAESPGDNAGSLGEYGSSSEQGAAAELSDSALDGKEELDESEFTTSTPNAGDLQQYSDSESTGQARGVDLARDRTDEGKAAQDSALQPSVKPKKRRKSYRSFLPEKSGYPDIGFPLFPLSKGFIKSIRGVLQQYRAALAGANIPEWTEDK from the exons ATGTATGGTGACTACATAGCCTATGACTGCTGGCTGGGCAAGGTCTATGATTTGAAGAACCAGGTCATCCTCAAGCTTTCCAATGGAGCCAG GTGTTCTATGAGCacagaagatggagccaagctgTATGACGTTTGTCCTCACGTCAGTGACTCG gGTCTCTTCTTTGACGATTCATATGGCTTTTATCCTGGGCAAGTCCTCATCGGGCCTTCTAAAGTCTTCTCCAGTGTGCAGTGGCTCTCAGGTGTGAAGCCTGTTCTGAGCACAAAGAGCAAGTTCAGAGTGGTGGTGGAAGAG GTACAGGTGGTAGAACTAAAGGTTACTTGGATCACTAAAAGCTTCTGTCCTGGAGGTACTGACAGTGTGAGCCCTCCTCCCTCTGTAATCAGCCAGGAGAACCTGTCCAG GGTAAAGCGTCTGGGGTGCTTTGACCATGCCCAAAGGCAGCTTGGGGAAAGGTGCCTCTATGTGTTCCCAGACAAAGTGGAACCTGCAAAAATCACCTGTGAATGTCCTGAGAGGAACTGTGTCCTGGGTGAAGGATCAGTTGCCAAAAAG GTGAGgcggctgctgaagaagcagatAGTGAAGATCATGTCATGTTCCCCTGAGTCTCAGGGTACCAGTGAAGCCCCTGATAAAGagtctgctgcagctgctgaccAAAAATCAGAAGAGCTTAAGCCTGGATCAAAGTGTGAGCTGGATGACTCTTCCAACAGTGCACCGAGTcctggggagagaaaggaagagcagcCTGAAGAAacggggaaggagaaagggggagCAGCAGCACGACAGCAGCAGCCTCCCTTTCTGCTGAAAGACGAAGGGTCATCCGACTACCGGCTTCAGTCTGTGGAGCAAGATGCTGACGATGAGGCAGCTGATGACACTGATGACACTAGCTCTGTCACCTCTTCTGCTAGCTCCACTGCCTCATCTCAGAGTGGCAGCGGCACTGGCCGCAAGAAGAGCATCCCCCTTTCCATCAAAAACTTGAAGCGGAAGCACAAGAAGAAGAAGACCAAGATTTCACGAGAGTTTAAGCCAGGAGACAG GGTTGCTGTAGAAGTGGTGACCACCATGACTTCAGCTGATGTGATGTGGCAGGATGGCACTGTGGAGACAAACATTCGCTCCAATGAGTTGATTCCAGTCCATCATCTGGACAACAACGAGTTCTGCCCTGGGGATTTTGTGGTGGACAAAAGAG CTCAGAGCTCCCAGGATCCGGGGTTATATGGAGTTGTGCAGTCTGGTGACCATATTGGCCGTACCTGTGTGGTGAAGTGGTTCAAGTTGAAATCCAGTGGAGATGATGTGGAG CTGatcggggaggaggaggatgtgagTGTGTATGATATTGCTGATCATCCAGACTTTCGCTTCCGCACTACTGACATTGTGATTCGCATTGGCAACTCAGACGGAGCCACAGCTAAGGAAGATGAG CCTTCAGTTGGACAGGTGGCTCGTGTGGATGTCAGCAGTAAAGTGGAAGTGGTATGGGCTGATAACTCCAAGACTATCATTCTACCACAG CACTTATACAATATTGAATCAGAAATTGAGGAGTCAGACTATGATTCTGTTGATGGCAGCACCAGCGGGGCATCCTCTGAGTGGGAGGATGAAAGCGACAGCTGGGAGACAGACAATGGCCTCATGGAAGACGACCACCCAAAAATTGAGGAGTTAGAGCCTGAGgagccagcagcagaggaggtGAAAAAAGTAGAGGAACAAGTCCAGGGAGCTGTGGCTATGGCAGTTGCAGAtcttgctgcagagaaagctgGCAAGGATGGAGCCCCAAAGAGCTTCCGGGAACTAAAGGAGGCCATCAAGATCTTGGAAAGCCTGAAAAATATGACTGTGGAGCAGCTGCTGACTGGCTCTCCCACCTCCCCAACTGTGGAGCTGGAAAAACCCACTCGGGAGAAGAAGTTCTTGGATGATAttaaaaagctgcaggaaaatcTAAAGAAGACCTTGGATAATGTGGCTattgcagaggaggaaaagatggAAGCCATGGTGGAGacggagaagaaagaagaaaaagcagaagcacagACACCAGTGAGGTCAGAGTGGCCCAGTGAGACACCAGTGCTCTGCCAGCAGAGTGGAGGCAAGCCTGGAGTCACCTTCACCAGTGCCAAGGGCGAAGTCTTTTCTGTGTTGGAGTATGCTCCAG ATACCCATGCCTTCAAGAAAATGGAGTTCCAGCCCCCAGAAGCAAAGAAGTTCTTTAGCACTGTGCGGAAAGAGATGGCTCTCCTGGCCACCTCCCTGCCTGATGGCATCATGGTTAAAACCTTCGAGGATCGAATG GATCTCTTCTCAGCACTTATAAAAGGGCCCACGCGCACACCGTATGAAGATGGCCTCTTTCTCTTTGATATCCAGCTCCCCAACATCTACCCTGCTGTCCCGCCTCTCTTCCGCTACCTCTCCCAGTGCAGTGGGAGACTGAATCCCAACCTGTACGACAACGGCAAAGTGTGTGTCAGCCTCCTGGGAACATGGATAGGCAAG GGGACAGAAAGGTGGACCAGTAAATCCAGCCTCCTTCAAGTACTCATCTCCATTCAAG GTCTCATCCTAGTGAATGAGCCCTACTACAATGAGGCAGGCTTTGACAGTGACCGGGGCCTCCAGGAGGGCTATGAGAACAGTCGCTGCTACAATGAGATGACCCTGATCCGGGTGGTGCAGTCCATGATGCAGCTGCTGCGCAGGCCAGTGGAAGTCTTTGAACACGAAATCCGTGAACATTTTCGCTGCAATGGCTGGCGCCTGGTGTCCCGCATCGAATCCTGGCTGGAGACGAACGAGCTGGTGGAGCGGAGCCACGAACAGGCCAACGGGGCAGATTCTGTCTCCCTTCACTCTGCCTGCGGCACCCTGGCCGAGAGCCCAGGAGACAATGCGGGGTCGCTGGGGGAGTACGGCAGCAGCTCGGAGCAGGGGGCTGCCGCCGAACTTTCCGACTCCGCACTCGACGGGAAGGAGGAGCTGGACGAGTCGGAGTTCACGACCTCGACGCCCAACGCTGGTGATCTCCAACAGTACTCAGACTCGGAGAGCACAGGCCaagccaggggggtagacctggccagaGACCGAACGGACGAGGGGAAGGCTGCCCAGGACTCTGCCTTGCAGCCTAGTGTGAAaccaaagaaaaggagaaagagctACAGGAGTTTCCTTCCGGAGAAGAGTGGTTACCCTGATATTGGGTTCCCCCTCTTCCCTTTGTCCAAGGGGTTCATTAAAAGCATCCGCGGTGTCTTGCAGCAGTACCGGGCTGCCTTAGCAGGGGCCAATATCCCAGAGTGGACAGAGGACAAATAA
- the UBE2O gene encoding (E3-independent) E2 ubiquitin-conjugating enzyme isoform X2, with amino-acid sequence MLSRWQPQHGPARRWKTCCIITATFLRRQQFEESFCFRSPQRFCKPFGTHRVCFAFPDGKTSLLVDLKLEDRSVVPRDVVRHMSSSDSQCGTVIDVNIECAVKLVGTNCILYPVNSKDLQHIWPFMYGDYIAYDCWLGKVYDLKNQVILKLSNGARCSMSTEDGAKLYDVCPHVSDSGLFFDDSYGFYPGQVLIGPSKVFSSVQWLSGVKPVLSTKSKFRVVVEEVQVVELKVTWITKSFCPGGTDSVSPPPSVISQENLSRVKRLGCFDHAQRQLGERCLYVFPDKVEPAKITCECPERNCVLGEGSVAKKVRRLLKKQIVKIMSCSPESQGTSEAPDKESAAAADQKSEELKPGSKCELDDSSNSAPSPGERKEEQPEETGKEKGGAAARQQQPPFLLKDEGSSDYRLQSVEQDADDEAADDTDDTSSVTSSASSTASSQSGSGTGRKKSIPLSIKNLKRKHKKKKTKISREFKPGDRVAVEVVTTMTSADVMWQDGTVETNIRSNELIPVHHLDNNEFCPGDFVVDKRAQSSQDPGLYGVVQSGDHIGRTCVVKWFKLKSSGDDVELIGEEEDVSVYDIADHPDFRFRTTDIVIRIGNSDGATAKEDEPSVGQVARVDVSSKVEVVWADNSKTIILPQHLYNIESEIEESDYDSVDGSTSGASSEWEDESDSWETDNGLMEDDHPKIEELEPEEPAAEEVKKVEEQVQGAVAMAVADLAAEKAGKDGAPKSFRELKEAIKILESLKNMTVEQLLTGSPTSPTVELEKPTREKKFLDDIKKLQENLKKTLDNVAIAEEEKMEAMVETEKKEEKAEAQTPVRSEWPSETPVLCQQSGGKPGVTFTSAKGEVFSVLEYAPDTHAFKKMEFQPPEAKKFFSTVRKEMALLATSLPDGIMVKTFEDRMDLFSALIKGPTRTPYEDGLFLFDIQLPNIYPAVPPLFRYLSQCSGRLNPNLYDNGKVCVSLLGTWIGKGTERWTSKSSLLQVLISIQGLILVNEPYYNEAGFDSDRGLQEGYENSRCYNEMTLIRVVQSMMQLLRRPVEVFEHEIREHFRCNGWRLVSRIESWLETNELVERSHEQANGADSVSLHSACGTLAESPGDNAGSLGEYGSSSEQGAAAELSDSALDGKEELDESEFTTSTPNAGDLQQYSDSESTGQARGVDLARDRTDEGKAAQDSALQPSVKPKKRRKSYRSFLPEKSGYPDIGFPLFPLSKGFIKSIRGVLQQYRAALAGANIPEWTEDK; translated from the exons CTGAAGCTTGAAGATCGCTCTGTGGTCCCTCGAGATGTGGTCAGACATATGAGCTCCAGC GACAGCCAGTGTGGAACTGTAATTGATGTCAACATAGAGTGTGCTGTGAAGCTGGTAGGAACCAACTGCATCCTCTACCCTGTCAACAGCAAAGACCTGCAACATATCTGG CCTTTCATGTATGGTGACTACATAGCCTATGACTGCTGGCTGGGCAAGGTCTATGATTTGAAGAACCAGGTCATCCTCAAGCTTTCCAATGGAGCCAG GTGTTCTATGAGCacagaagatggagccaagctgTATGACGTTTGTCCTCACGTCAGTGACTCG gGTCTCTTCTTTGACGATTCATATGGCTTTTATCCTGGGCAAGTCCTCATCGGGCCTTCTAAAGTCTTCTCCAGTGTGCAGTGGCTCTCAGGTGTGAAGCCTGTTCTGAGCACAAAGAGCAAGTTCAGAGTGGTGGTGGAAGAG GTACAGGTGGTAGAACTAAAGGTTACTTGGATCACTAAAAGCTTCTGTCCTGGAGGTACTGACAGTGTGAGCCCTCCTCCCTCTGTAATCAGCCAGGAGAACCTGTCCAG GGTAAAGCGTCTGGGGTGCTTTGACCATGCCCAAAGGCAGCTTGGGGAAAGGTGCCTCTATGTGTTCCCAGACAAAGTGGAACCTGCAAAAATCACCTGTGAATGTCCTGAGAGGAACTGTGTCCTGGGTGAAGGATCAGTTGCCAAAAAG GTGAGgcggctgctgaagaagcagatAGTGAAGATCATGTCATGTTCCCCTGAGTCTCAGGGTACCAGTGAAGCCCCTGATAAAGagtctgctgcagctgctgaccAAAAATCAGAAGAGCTTAAGCCTGGATCAAAGTGTGAGCTGGATGACTCTTCCAACAGTGCACCGAGTcctggggagagaaaggaagagcagcCTGAAGAAacggggaaggagaaagggggagCAGCAGCACGACAGCAGCAGCCTCCCTTTCTGCTGAAAGACGAAGGGTCATCCGACTACCGGCTTCAGTCTGTGGAGCAAGATGCTGACGATGAGGCAGCTGATGACACTGATGACACTAGCTCTGTCACCTCTTCTGCTAGCTCCACTGCCTCATCTCAGAGTGGCAGCGGCACTGGCCGCAAGAAGAGCATCCCCCTTTCCATCAAAAACTTGAAGCGGAAGCACAAGAAGAAGAAGACCAAGATTTCACGAGAGTTTAAGCCAGGAGACAG GGTTGCTGTAGAAGTGGTGACCACCATGACTTCAGCTGATGTGATGTGGCAGGATGGCACTGTGGAGACAAACATTCGCTCCAATGAGTTGATTCCAGTCCATCATCTGGACAACAACGAGTTCTGCCCTGGGGATTTTGTGGTGGACAAAAGAG CTCAGAGCTCCCAGGATCCGGGGTTATATGGAGTTGTGCAGTCTGGTGACCATATTGGCCGTACCTGTGTGGTGAAGTGGTTCAAGTTGAAATCCAGTGGAGATGATGTGGAG CTGatcggggaggaggaggatgtgagTGTGTATGATATTGCTGATCATCCAGACTTTCGCTTCCGCACTACTGACATTGTGATTCGCATTGGCAACTCAGACGGAGCCACAGCTAAGGAAGATGAG CCTTCAGTTGGACAGGTGGCTCGTGTGGATGTCAGCAGTAAAGTGGAAGTGGTATGGGCTGATAACTCCAAGACTATCATTCTACCACAG CACTTATACAATATTGAATCAGAAATTGAGGAGTCAGACTATGATTCTGTTGATGGCAGCACCAGCGGGGCATCCTCTGAGTGGGAGGATGAAAGCGACAGCTGGGAGACAGACAATGGCCTCATGGAAGACGACCACCCAAAAATTGAGGAGTTAGAGCCTGAGgagccagcagcagaggaggtGAAAAAAGTAGAGGAACAAGTCCAGGGAGCTGTGGCTATGGCAGTTGCAGAtcttgctgcagagaaagctgGCAAGGATGGAGCCCCAAAGAGCTTCCGGGAACTAAAGGAGGCCATCAAGATCTTGGAAAGCCTGAAAAATATGACTGTGGAGCAGCTGCTGACTGGCTCTCCCACCTCCCCAACTGTGGAGCTGGAAAAACCCACTCGGGAGAAGAAGTTCTTGGATGATAttaaaaagctgcaggaaaatcTAAAGAAGACCTTGGATAATGTGGCTattgcagaggaggaaaagatggAAGCCATGGTGGAGacggagaagaaagaagaaaaagcagaagcacagACACCAGTGAGGTCAGAGTGGCCCAGTGAGACACCAGTGCTCTGCCAGCAGAGTGGAGGCAAGCCTGGAGTCACCTTCACCAGTGCCAAGGGCGAAGTCTTTTCTGTGTTGGAGTATGCTCCAG ATACCCATGCCTTCAAGAAAATGGAGTTCCAGCCCCCAGAAGCAAAGAAGTTCTTTAGCACTGTGCGGAAAGAGATGGCTCTCCTGGCCACCTCCCTGCCTGATGGCATCATGGTTAAAACCTTCGAGGATCGAATG GATCTCTTCTCAGCACTTATAAAAGGGCCCACGCGCACACCGTATGAAGATGGCCTCTTTCTCTTTGATATCCAGCTCCCCAACATCTACCCTGCTGTCCCGCCTCTCTTCCGCTACCTCTCCCAGTGCAGTGGGAGACTGAATCCCAACCTGTACGACAACGGCAAAGTGTGTGTCAGCCTCCTGGGAACATGGATAGGCAAG GGGACAGAAAGGTGGACCAGTAAATCCAGCCTCCTTCAAGTACTCATCTCCATTCAAG GTCTCATCCTAGTGAATGAGCCCTACTACAATGAGGCAGGCTTTGACAGTGACCGGGGCCTCCAGGAGGGCTATGAGAACAGTCGCTGCTACAATGAGATGACCCTGATCCGGGTGGTGCAGTCCATGATGCAGCTGCTGCGCAGGCCAGTGGAAGTCTTTGAACACGAAATCCGTGAACATTTTCGCTGCAATGGCTGGCGCCTGGTGTCCCGCATCGAATCCTGGCTGGAGACGAACGAGCTGGTGGAGCGGAGCCACGAACAGGCCAACGGGGCAGATTCTGTCTCCCTTCACTCTGCCTGCGGCACCCTGGCCGAGAGCCCAGGAGACAATGCGGGGTCGCTGGGGGAGTACGGCAGCAGCTCGGAGCAGGGGGCTGCCGCCGAACTTTCCGACTCCGCACTCGACGGGAAGGAGGAGCTGGACGAGTCGGAGTTCACGACCTCGACGCCCAACGCTGGTGATCTCCAACAGTACTCAGACTCGGAGAGCACAGGCCaagccaggggggtagacctggccagaGACCGAACGGACGAGGGGAAGGCTGCCCAGGACTCTGCCTTGCAGCCTAGTGTGAAaccaaagaaaaggagaaagagctACAGGAGTTTCCTTCCGGAGAAGAGTGGTTACCCTGATATTGGGTTCCCCCTCTTCCCTTTGTCCAAGGGGTTCATTAAAAGCATCCGCGGTGTCTTGCAGCAGTACCGGGCTGCCTTAGCAGGGGCCAATATCCCAGAGTGGACAGAGGACAAATAA